The following proteins are co-located in the Oncorhynchus gorbuscha isolate QuinsamMale2020 ecotype Even-year linkage group LG22, OgorEven_v1.0, whole genome shotgun sequence genome:
- the LOC124009824 gene encoding zinc finger protein 567-like, producing MSNTVSFSTQIAAIMDVLAKAAVAEITKLVDEGTVVLRLEMCRKENEIEGLQNSLQMMERELRKAQSEVSARVANDRQHAEGIRVGSGTQQKGDEENQKGQAMPVEDPVESFNELQRSGHLEEARGGLEFLVKAEQVEEHVAQGTIQDPGITDSVDFRMDERDSQLWSSVTQGLSGNNSGHPDGSYSTGRCLQMFSSQADQYPTPIPSHPSCNSLSIVGKPLDDIFSTVPLKVEPERHPVYHDNAMSESIHVVQGQYRDTLHPVVREGLILHPRLQQPGPSSQGLLRATEITSEPHSHNQEHILNKNRLKTKRLVNVWRAVPNQKVFICSLCGKSFHRHCQLEAHQHSHAGVKPYRCLECGKSFTQKKRLKSHQSVHTGERPFSCRLCGKMFTRQDNCQRHERFHSGQKPFNCVQCGKSFTVLSNLKLHQKHQCKFANVRM from the exons ATGTCTAACACTGTTTCTTTCAGTACACAAATAGCTGCAATCATGGATGTGCTAGCAAAGGCAGCTGTCGCAGAAATAACCAAACTTGTAGACGAGGGCACCGTCGTGCTACGGCTTGAAATGTGTCGGAAAGAAAATGAGATAGAAGGCCTTCAAAATAGTTTACAGATGATGGAAAGAGAATTGCGGAAAGCTCAAAGCGAAGTATCAGCACGAGTGGCAAATGACAGGCAACATGCTGAGGGAATTCGGGTTGGGAGTGGGACTCAACAAAAAG GTGATGAAGAGAACCAAAAAGGCCAGGCCATGCCTGTAGAGGACCCAGTAGAGAGCTTCAATGAGCTGCAGCGTTCTGGACACCTTGAAGAGGCGAGGGGTGGACTGGAGTTTCTGGTGAAAGCAGAGCAGGTGGAAGAACATGTAGCCCAGGGAACCATACAAGATCCAGGAATCACAGACAGTGTGGACTTTAGAATGGACGAGAGAGATAGTCAGCTGTGGTCCTCTGTTACACAAGGACTAAGTGGGAATAATTCTGGCCACCCAGATGGGTCTTACTCTACAGGGAGATGCTTACAGATGTTCTCATCTCAGGCAGATCAATATCCcactcccatcccatcccatccttcCTGTAACTCTTTGTCCATTGTAGGGAAACCACTGGATGACATATTCAGCACTGTCCCACTGAAAGTGGAGCCTGAGAGGCATCCTGTGTATCATGACAATGCCATGTCTGAGTCCATACATGTTGTGCAAGGGCAGTACAGAGATACTCTGCATCCTGTTGTGAGGGAGGGCTTGATTTTACATCCCAGACTGCAGCAGCCAGGACCTTCTTCACAAGGGCTCTTGAGAGCAACTGAGATTACATCAGAGCCTCACTCACACAACCAAGAGCATATTCTTAATAAGAACAGATTGAAAACAAAGAGGTTGGTAAATGTTTGGAGAGCTGTACCAAACCAAAAAGTGTTCATCTGCTCATTGTGTGGAAAGAGCTTCCACCGCCATTGTCAACTTGAAGCACACCAGCACTCTCATGCTGGAGTCAAGCCATACAGATGTCTTGAGTGTGGGAAAAGTTTTACTCAGAAAAAAAGACTTAAGTCACATCAGAGTGTTCACACGGGTGAGAGACCTTTCAGTTGCAGACTCTGTGGCAAAATGTTTACAAGGCAGGACAACTGCCAAAGACATGAGCGATTTCACAGTGGACAAAAGCCATTTAATTGTGTTCAGTGTGGTAAAAGTTTCACAGTTCTCAGTAATCTCAAACTACATCAAAAACATCAATGTAAATTTGCCAATGTCAGAATGTAA